A genomic window from Cutibacterium acnes includes:
- a CDS encoding glycoside hydrolase family 1 protein has protein sequence MKRILWGGATAASQYEGGFYDGKGMDTQDCRRWIPRLSNDTIQTRLLTEADIRNAKNSRSDDCRFPFRMGSRGYEYWESDLHYITSLGLDVYRLSISWVRLFPTGFEDQPNPEGVMYYDRIIRTLAHAGIKVFITINHYAMPIAIVDKYGGWRHRDVIDLYLKMAKFVVDRWQENVDYWLPVNEINSGYFSPYNGLGIIGTIDYSYDYRSIFNGLHYQMIASALITKYGRDIGARGKFVCMVSCFDYYALHPTPEDNMKLVHDEQINQWWCADVLATGEYGYYTEKFLADHGVVLDITDKDRGILRSNTCDIVSFSYYSSSICSVDEKREQVPGNLVPTLRNASLEATEWGWQIDPMGLRITAHKVYDRYRKPIMVAENGLGARDNVDSDGRIHDNYRISYLERHMEQAELAVREGVDIEAYFVWGIIDILSAGSCEMEKRYGVVYVDADNEGRGTYKRLPKDSFYWYRDFIASHR, from the coding sequence ATGAAGCGCATTCTGTGGGGTGGGGCTACCGCGGCCAGTCAATATGAAGGCGGGTTCTACGACGGAAAGGGAATGGACACCCAAGACTGTCGTCGATGGATTCCGCGGCTATCGAATGATACGATACAAACTCGTCTCCTCACCGAGGCTGATATTCGAAACGCAAAGAATTCTCGTTCTGACGACTGCCGGTTCCCGTTCCGTATGGGATCGCGGGGTTACGAATACTGGGAATCAGACTTACACTACATTACCAGTCTTGGCCTAGATGTATATCGTCTTTCGATTAGCTGGGTCCGTCTATTTCCCACTGGTTTCGAGGACCAGCCCAATCCGGAAGGGGTGATGTACTATGACCGGATTATTCGCACCCTTGCACATGCTGGAATTAAAGTCTTCATCACGATCAATCACTATGCGATGCCGATTGCGATCGTTGACAAGTACGGAGGTTGGCGACATCGTGACGTCATCGATCTGTATCTTAAGATGGCGAAATTTGTCGTCGATCGCTGGCAAGAAAATGTAGACTATTGGCTTCCTGTAAACGAGATTAATTCCGGGTATTTCAGTCCTTATAATGGACTCGGAATAATAGGAACCATCGATTACTCCTATGATTATCGGTCAATCTTTAATGGTCTTCATTACCAAATGATAGCAAGCGCCCTCATAACAAAATACGGTCGCGATATCGGAGCACGAGGAAAGTTCGTGTGCATGGTGAGCTGTTTCGATTACTATGCGCTCCATCCCACACCTGAGGACAACATGAAGCTCGTTCACGACGAGCAGATCAATCAGTGGTGGTGTGCAGATGTACTAGCAACAGGTGAATACGGGTATTACACAGAGAAGTTCTTGGCCGACCATGGGGTAGTACTCGACATCACGGACAAGGACCGTGGCATACTCAGGTCGAATACCTGTGACATCGTGTCATTTTCGTACTATTCATCGTCGATTTGTAGTGTAGACGAAAAACGTGAACAAGTCCCTGGAAACCTGGTACCAACATTGAGAAACGCTAGTTTGGAAGCTACCGAGTGGGGATGGCAGATAGACCCCATGGGTTTGAGGATTACGGCTCACAAGGTTTACGACCGGTACCGGAAGCCCATAATGGTTGCTGAGAATGGATTGGGTGCGCGGGATAATGTCGACTCTGATGGGCGTATCCACGATAATTATAGAATATCATATCTCGAGCGCCATATGGAACAGGCTGAGCTTGCCGTGCGGGAGGGTGTAGATATAGAAGCATATTTCGTTTGGGGCATCATTGACATCCTCAGTGCCGGTAGTTGCGAAATGGAGAAAAGGTACGGTGTCGTCTATGTCGACGCAGACAACGAAGGGCGGGGAACTTATAAACGGTTGCCGAAAGATAGTTTCTATTGGTATCGCGACTTCATCGCCTCTCATAGGTGA
- a CDS encoding PTS sugar transporter subunit IIB has protein sequence MSNVLLVCSGGMSSAIVLKDLEKEFQKLGEPLRAKAVGSGQAQDEISAGEWDLVLVAPQVRNRLKTFQQYADRHGIPICAIPPIAYGPLGGSELVKTVKEHLG, from the coding sequence ATGTCTAATGTTTTACTGGTTTGCTCTGGTGGTATGTCGAGTGCGATCGTTCTCAAGGATTTGGAGAAGGAATTCCAGAAGCTGGGTGAGCCGCTCCGGGCTAAGGCTGTCGGGTCAGGGCAGGCGCAGGACGAAATATCGGCAGGGGAATGGGATCTCGTTTTGGTCGCTCCCCAGGTGCGAAATAGATTGAAGACTTTTCAACAGTACGCCGATCGACATGGGATCCCGATTTGCGCGATTCCTCCGATTGCCTACGGTCCGCTTGGCGGTTCAGAACTGGTAAAGACTGTCAAAGAACATCTCGGGTGA